The segment CACTGTTGTCCAGATTGGTACATTCCAGTGCTGTAAGtagtttgaaatgaaaatgctttGGACTAACGAAGTATGTAACTCTGAAAATATACCAAATAGACTTTATTCCCCATTAGGCCATTTGAACCATCAACAactgaaaaaggaaagaaatttaaagaaaaacattgttttggaAGTCCACAATCAAGATAATTGTTTATAGACAGTATCGTCAATCCTCAAATAAGTTATTTatagtcatcataatcataataatttACTGTAAATATCTTCAATCCTCAAATAGGTCATTTATGTAGTATCATTACTGTAGACTAATTTCCTATATGCCAGGCACTTCTTTGAAGGCTTTTCAGCCAGCACATACATTTCCAATGGACTGTCACCTGTATTGTAACGCCTTTTGTTTTAGTGTACCTGTTTACACAGACCCGGTTGGGTGCTGCATCTAGTGAATGAGCATGTTAATATGCCGAAGGATTTATGCATGTGTCAaagttgaataaataaatggaaaaaaaaaaacttatttgATGCCCTGCTGGACATcaacaagatattcagtgtccGCCTGAAATATAACAGAAAATGCTGTTACACTGACGCTCCACCAGAAATATATGTGCTGGCCCAAGAGCCTTCCGTGGCATAATCCATGATGATGAAAAATGTGCCCTATACCCCAAAGTTACTCTTCCAGTTCAGAGACCTTGCTGCCTAAGCAACATAAATGAGGATTTTATTTCATATCAAATAGGCCCAAGATTCCAGCATAGGGTACTAAACCATGGCCAGTCCAAAGCCAATTATTTAGGTAATAACCTTTAAATGAAGTTAGACTGTGTCTTAGAATTGGAATGTGCAATCGCATAAAATTAACACAAAAAGTTCACATTTCCTATGATGACATTTCTCTAAGCTGTAGAGCATTACATTATCATAGCCTATAGtctattaaatatatttaatatttttaatatttcatttcaaGAGTGTAGGTTAATCACATACCCTAGTAAATGTGTAGACAGTACTCTTTTGTGAGATGAAAGTAGGCACAAAAACATAAATGACAATCTATTTATTTAACAATATTTTCTCATTTTCTATCCTACTTATAAAGCTTcaaatttaaatatttagcctagagagggaaaaaaaacattgtacaTAACTGGGAAATTCAATTTTAAAACTTTTCAGTAGGGGTGTTGTAACCACTCCGGTTCTTCTTGAGCTAGGGTGTGGTGAAGGTCTTCCTTTTCTCTGAGAGCGGTGAGCAAAAGCTCCAAGGAACTCAGCACTGGACGTAGTCCACCAACATTCCCACTGTCTGTTACACGTTTACCAAAACGTCCGATTGGTCTAACCCCACGTCCCACATACCAAAAAGGGTCAATTTCTGGACCTGCAAGCAAAAATATCATACTTAGCCCTGGAATAGAAATGTGTCGTTATACTAACATGGCGGTAAtagttggtgtgtgtgataaaaaaaaaaaaaaacatttggtgTTCATTAGCTACACATTCCTAGCTGTGTAATGCTGCTCAAGACCACTCAAATATTGTGGTTTATAGGTTACTTCGATTCCACCTTTAAAGTCATGGCAGATGGACTTGGACTCAAATTGGAACTCTACTTTTCTAGTAGGAGGTCAGAAATATCTTATGTAGAATGCATGTGGGACATTTCAAGTTGGAAATATCAGACTTCCATGTCATCTAATGCAACATTAATGGGTAAACATAGTGGCACAGACTAAGCAATAAACAATTCAAGCACATATTTTGTTCAAACCAAGCTTACTTTTACACCTAGCCTTCTTTAAAATTGGGAAGATCTGTTGTAAGCAACATCACCAAAAAATGGGATGGGGATTCGTATGACAAGCCATTAGCCCGTAATTCAATTTTTTCTAGTCTTAACAAACATTTTTAGATATCCACAGTTACATTTTTTCTATCTATCCACAATTGTCATTTCATACATCCACATCATTCAAGGGACGGAGAGACCGGGAATGATTGGATCAGATGATGGTTTTGGCCCATTAAAAGGGTTCTTCCACAAAAGGGTGTTTTTTGTAAAGATGTATGTAGTATGTACTTTAAAAAACAATGTTGATTACAATTTCCTAGCAATTTAAAAAGCAGAGTTTCTTTTACTTACAAAACTGAGTGAGTATCACCTAAAAAACATGTAATTGGtttcaactatttttttttttgttcaaataACTTATTGGGTTTTATGTTAACAGAAAGTGAACTATAGGTTTTCAGGTCCCTAACAACCGTTGTTAAAGACAAACTCGGAGGACAGGCAAACCCAGAGCCGTTATAGCAAGACATAGAAAGAAAGACGCAAGGTGCTTGAAAATTGTTAACTTTTGGCAGAGAAAAGCAGACTGAATTTCCTGTGTGCAGTACAGGAGACATCATGTTTTTGTGATATGTCAGTTCAACGCTAACATTTTTTAAAACGCCAATAAAGTAGGTTATTGCTCTGTCTTCAAATAGGCCACAAATatggggctgtattttgcacactggcgcatggcgtaaaactcgttttccacccgcgcaaagtttaattcggtattttgcacgtttattttttaaacaatgcgcccaggggtgtggcaattaacaacctagggaggggcctggcgcattgtctaaaaatcgctattgtacacctggtcagaagtctatggcgagttgtttatatgttattttaagagcgcattgtcaacagtcatattggcaggtgcacgcaccatccttctatcattcatgaacgcacaccagcgcacgtccatgcaaaacattacaaattgcacgattacagtgggaaacataattagaataaagatattacgaaatacagtacatctcatgatgagtagttattcaccatcatttgcaaattggtaatgactgttaaaagtgattaggggagaggcgagagacagctatggagcacagctgaagacgcactgtcacgagatataagcaactcctctgcaggataaatgttgttttttcagtcatttgagcaatatttgggtaagtgttgctttattcagcctatgttttcgatggaaacccattgtcagtcaatagtggaAGTAACTgcataactgtcttgtcgttgactaaaaccttggtgaagttagtttcactttgccaatgagttcaaataatagacgagtgcaaatgtgtgaaggctatgctaggttttagaaaagcatggtttagtgaaatgactattccatacggtctcacaagcagcctccttcaaatgcgccaaaATGTGCCGTTGAATggcaaaataccgatgcatttatttgacatatcgcgctttgcgccgttaaaaaagggaatgacagatgtcattctcattggtttaaatgatgttacgccccaaacacacccatatgactgattaaaaaattaaaaaacaccttgttgcgccatgcactcgacgtttgataacgaaacccctcccaatgtggactggacatcctactaaatttgaataagcttttgacgagtgacgatgcgctttagaatgtcatgatagggcccgtTATCTTCATGCTCAAGAGGAAAAACTGAAATtatgtaggctaagtaaaatagggTAGTAACGTTAACAATGTGTTTTATCATATTTCTCAGCCTATCATTTCTGTAAGAGACTGATTTCACGCAAATGACAAAGTGCagggtagcctaaagttaaagttgacacTCCATTTGAGTAGGTTGTTTTAAGAAAGTAAACATGGGCTTGCAAGTAACGTTATTGCATACTATAAGGTAGCCTATCTTAGCTAATCCGTCATGTACAGTATCTATTGGCTACTTTCCTGTCAGTTAACATCCAGCACAATGCATTTTATGCATTGTTTTTCAGTCAATCGTTCATGTGTGGCCAGcggcataggctactttatcCAGTAATTATCCTCTGACCTCTGGGGGAAACGATTGCACATCCTGCCATTATAGCCTTTGAGTAGGTAATGTTTTCACTTTAATCTAAATCATAACTAATTCTTTGTGCAGTCGAAGCCCTAGCCTAGCATAGCCTAACTTCAGTGATTGGCGAAATGTTTAGCCTACCTTCCGTAAAACATACTTTTCTTTTTCATAGGTAAACCCGCTACACCTCTAGATGAAAACAATCTAGACTCTGCTACATCAAAATATTTAGGCAATATGCTTTTATTCTTTATCTTATATCAAGTTCAACCAGCTTGCTTTCTATGCGTTGTCCGTATAAACAAACTAGTGCTTGTCCTCCGAGTTCATTCTTGACTACGGTTGTTAGGGACCTGAAACTGGTCTATTGGTTACTAagaaattaaatatttcttAATGAAGGTAATAAAACCAATTAATATATGCACACTTTATTTCATTTTGTATTGATACTGTAACTTAAAAATAGCTAGTAATGATTAATTAATGGTTAATGTTTCTGTAACTTAAAAATACAATGTTGATATTACTTAAAATGTCCTAGTTAAGAGCAAGTTAAAAAGCAAAGATTCTTTTACTTACAAAACTGAGTGAGTATCACCCAAAAAGAACTCATGCAATCGGTTTCAACTATTTTTTTAGTTCAAATAACTTATCAGGTTTTACAGTGTTCAAATCTTATGTCTTCATATTTTTTTAGCCCTGgatatttatttagttttacagcctgaaaaACACTTGATCTGGGAAgcaatgtttgtgcatgtataacggctcccacacacagttgcgtgcgttgcagtgctggagacgcatcccgttTACTTTtcatgggcttacgtcatctGTTGccaaactgaattgtgggtctgtTGTGTCGCGTTGGtcccgtcgctcgcgttgagaaattcaacttttgctgcaccgacggacagcaccagccaatcaaattacgatTAGACcttcagtcatttgcatagctactgtcgggaacacccactggcatgcgttgacggaacgcaactgtgtgtggaaGCCGTTATTCATAGCCAGCTCAAACTTTCACAGTTCTCCGTATGAATGAAACATTAGGCTGGCTGCACACTGCCTGCATGGCGTGAGCGTGGCGTTTCTGTTGCGTGTCAGTTACGTGGTGGCTGCGTGGCGTTTTCTATGTCTTTGCATTCCAGAAACGTGTCTGACGCTGTGCTGCGGCAGCCCCTCTGCCTATTAAAACATCTCTTCACTGTCTCTTTTGAATGGAAACGCTTCCAACACGCTTGCGTGTCATGTGAAAAATAGGCGTGGGTCCTATTTCTAGCATCAGGGCTAACTAACATTTTTTCCCGGAGCGGCCACGTTAAAACATTTAGGGGCACAGACAAAAATCTGGGCGCACAGTCAGGGCTGGACTGGGACAAAAAACCAGCCCGGGCATTTTTGGCCCCGAACGGCCCACTACAATCGGTCAGGCACACTAATATGCAATCctggcagtaggctaccctTGTGTGTATTGAACTAAGTGCCACGGAGCAGTGCAAGTGAATAAGACTGTACTAATTCACCCTTTCTGACTCATTGGTAGTCCAAGGTGGctgaagtaggctatacaagctCTATATTAAAGTATAGCCCTAAATACAACAAGCACTTATCAAAGAGAAGGCTCTGCTAGAAAAAcctaaaagtagcctactacactgtacagtagcctatagtagAGCTCCATGagctcatttcacatgtctgtcAGTGTTTTATGTAAATCTTTCAGTTGCCTTTTGCATGAAGATGACTTGAAATATTGTATTTTCACCCATTTACCAGTGGAACCCTTAGTCAAATAATTtcaataggctattatgttaTATGATAGCCAATGATATGGTGGTCCTAGCCAAAAGCTATGTATTTAAAAAACTCATGTTAATGTGTTGGGTTCATCTGGAAATGTGACCATGTTAAGGAGcaatgttagcaataaaaatgcTAAAGTAACGTACGCTGTGCCGTTTGACTGATCGCGCTATACATTCTCCTTCTGATTACTTGTCCCTCTGCCGTGTAATAGTCTGTGTTTGCTTACCTCTCCTCACTGAACTTCAAACTGATGCTGACATAGACTACCTGAATGTCGGGTACAGCACATTTCTGCACAATCAACATCCCTACTTTATCTGCCGCAATTTCTGCATGCACTTCATTTATCCATTTTAACACGCTCACTGAATTTTGGCTCTGAGCCAATGTTGGAGGGGCAGGGTGTGATAAGAGCGGTCATTGGGTTTGTCTAGTGTCAGTATAGATATTGTACCAATGGGTTGCTGACTGTCCTTGCTTTGGGCCGATTTCGATTGTTGCCAATGTTTTAAAATAACGATAACAAATACTAATTTAATTCGATCGGCCCAAAAGGTATGCCGGATGGCCAACTTACACATAATGTACCATTACATTGCAGCCAACAATTAAACATGCAAGTGCACcaattaagaatgactgacaacatttacagAAAAACAAGATTTTAAAGAGAATAttagtgcctactttattttcagtctgttctgtTTTTCTAAATTTAGcaaatccaaatatgcccatgatAACCTATCTGGCTCCATACTGCCCAATACTACTACTTtggtctgctaaatgtaatgtactactaaaacagtccattttctcttctaCAAAACCCAATATAGTCTAATCAaggataattatttttatttgaaatatctgtaAAAATTAAAATTTTTACATGACATTGAAGATATTATAAAATTGTTTTTTGTTCATTTCATATCAATCTTTACAAATAGATACAATGTTTTATTAATGTTGTGCCAACATTTCAGTTCTTCACATACAATGAGCATGTAGATATTAAAGGGGTCATAGAATTGGCGTAGTTTACCTTGGCATAGTTGAATAACGGCAGTTCGGTATGTAAAATTGATAGAGAGCCAAAGTCTCGCCCTTTCCGTTTGCCACCATGGGACCCATCTTcgaaaaaattatgaacggtAGTCAATGGCGAATCCTGATCGACTTGTGccttgtcaattttaaagacaattttttatgtaaagacatttgcagtttgtttcgtaactatttaATTACAACATGGTAAAAGATTGTAATTCCATCGACTACATCAGTCGCACTAGTCACTATAGTTACTAATAGTAATAGTAGCCTATTCACAGaatgtacaagcataccagcaacaggtcttactTGGGCTTCCCTTGATGAAAATACCATAATTCAGAGgataaaacacatcaggtaaggtGTATTTGTCCATAGACTGCACATAAactactgttaagtgacatagctgGTAGCAAGATgtaaccgttaactagcatgaCAGCTAGCTGTATCGTTTCACTACATTGGTGTACATCGTTCGAGATGAGGGATGTAATTCACTGAGCGGATCATAACTTTTGCAGCCTATCGAACAACAGCa is part of the Alosa alosa isolate M-15738 ecotype Scorff River chromosome 16, AALO_Geno_1.1, whole genome shotgun sequence genome and harbors:
- the prlh2 gene encoding prolactin releasing hormone 2; this encodes MLSAALEIPPRRGSIRYRRGMIAFAVLLFLSVTVTYAHSTTVEHDLHIVHNVDNRSPEIDPFWYVGRGVRPIGRFGKRVTDSGNVGGLRPVLSSLELLLTALREKEDLHHTLAQEEPEWLQHPY